A DNA window from Jaculus jaculus isolate mJacJac1 chromosome 1, mJacJac1.mat.Y.cur, whole genome shotgun sequence contains the following coding sequences:
- the Ripor1 gene encoding rho family-interacting cell polarization regulator 1 isoform X2 yields the protein MNSKKRGSPARTHSMMSLSVRPQRRLLSARVNRSQSFAGVLERGPRNFQVFSPPGPPRKPLVLSRVSRMFSVAHPTPKVPQPERLDLVYTALKRGLKAYLEVHQQEQEKLQGQIKESKRNSRLGFLYDLDKQVKSIERFLRRLEFHASKIDELYEAYCVQRRLRDGAYNMVRAYSTGSPGSREARDSLAEATRGHREYTESMCVLENELEAQLGEFHLRMKGLAGFARLCVGDQYEICMKYGRQRWKLRGRIESSGKQVWDSEETIFLPLLTEFLSIKVTELKGLANHVVVGSVSCETKDLFAALPQVVAVDINDLGTIKLSLEVIWSPFDKDDQPSAASTVNKASTVTKRFSTYSQSPPDTPSLREQAFYNMLRRQEELENGTAWSLSSESSDDSSSPQLSSTARHSSTPRPLVQQPEPLPIQVAFRRPETPSSGPMDEERAMAPALANGHTPYSRTLSHISEASVDAALTEASVEAAGSESIAPGPSPSTNPDPTHEEHLSSVPPVLDTNHIFTRPTLSTAGPASTSVDPISCTQLGLVPVATDSGPSELPASTHTTTSSTSSAKSPVNSAPSLTSTTTGSTHKPVLSTVTTTGSNPNATGVAQTTTSPATHTTSSPTHTTASPTRTTPSSTTCATHATTSPTPTSTSSTQATASPTHTPASPTHKVRMSTHTTTGPMPDAISPVQTTTSPTPITESPSPSLGLPMLPQCSTDPARPGIESLPFSHPASIPSTQADPTAPSTSCQSPAYSGCKSFTSPSLDPSEPIPEPVLKNPSPPSSPLVPASQCSELCLATTARASVPGEAGGTGDRRLEEAMGALMAALDDYRGQFPELQGLEQEVTRLEGLLMQRQGLTRSRASSLSITVEHALESFSFLNEDEDEDNDGPRDRPLNSPEARLDSPSAHPLSTGCPALDAALVQHLHHCRRLLLKLGTFGPLRCQEAWALERLLREARVLEAVCELSRLWDIPVTSAQEVVQFSASRPGFLTFWDQCTQGLSPFICPIEQVLLTFCSQYGARLSLRQTGLAEAVCVKFLEDALGQKLPKRPQPGHGEQFTIFQFWSYVEAVDSPSMDAYVTDTAEEVLLVRNLNSDDQAVVLKALRLAPEGRLRRDGLRALSSLLVHGNNKVMAAVSTQLRSLSLGPVFRERALLCFLDQLEDEDVQTRVAGCLALGCIKAPEGIEPLVYLCQTDTEAVREAARQSLQQCGEEGQSAHRRLEESLDVLPCIFGPSSMASTAF from the exons ATGAACTCCAAGAAGAGAG GGAGCCCCGCGCGGACTCATTCCATGATGTCCCTGTCCGTGCGGCCGCAGCGCCGCCTGCTCAGCGCCCGGGTCAATAGGAGCCAGTCCTTCGCAGGCGTCCTCGAGCGCGGGCCCAG GAACTTCCAGGTCTtcagcccaccagggcctccacgaAAGCCCCTAGTGCTCTCCCGAGTGTCCAGGATGTTTTCTGTGGCTCACCCAACGCCTAAGGTGCCACAACCAGAGCGGCTGGACTTGGTCTACACTGCCCTTAAGAGAGGCCTGAA GGCCTACTTGGAAGTGCACCAGCAGGAGCAAGAGAAGCTCCAGGGGCAGATAAAGGAGTCCAAGAGGAATTCCCGCCTG GGCTTTCTCTATGACTTGGACAAG CAAGTCAAGTCCATTGAACGTTTCCTGAGACGACTAGAGTTCCATGCCAGTAAG ATCGATGAGCTGTACGAGGCATACTGTGTCCAGCGGCGTCTCCGGGATGGTGCCTACAACATGGTTCGTGCTTACAGCACAGGGTCTCCAGGGAGTCGGGAGGCACGAGACAGCCTGGCTGAGGCCACTCGGGGGCATCGAGAATACACAGAG AGCATGTGTGTGTTAGAGAACGAGTTGGAGGCACAGCTAGGCGAGTTTCATCTCCGGATGAAAG GGCTGGCTGGTTTTGCCAGGCTATGTGTGGGAGATCAGTATGAG ATCTGCATGAAATATGGCCGTCAGCGCTGGAAACTAAGAGGCCGCATTGAGAGTAGTGGAAAGCAGGTGTGGGACAGTGAGGAAactatatttcttcctctgctcACGGAATTCCTGTCCATCAAG GTGACAGAACTAAAAGGCCTGGCCAACCATGTAGTTGTGGGCAGTGTCTCCTGTGAGACCAAGGACCTGTTTGCTGCTCTGCCCCAGGTTGTGGCTGTGGACATCAATGACCTTGGCACCATCAAGCTCAGCCTGGAAGTCATATGGAG CCCCTTCGATAAAGATGACCAGCCCTCGGCTGCCTCTACTGTCAACAAAGCCTCCACTGTCACCAAACGCTTTTCTACCTATAGCCAGAGCCCACCAGACACACCTTCGCTTCGAGAGCAGGCCTTCTAT AACATGCTACGGCGGCAAGAGGAGCTGGAGAATGGGACAGCATGGTCGTTGTCATCCGAATCATCAGATGACTCATCTAGCCCACAGCTGTCAAGCACTGCCCGCCACTCATCAACCCCCAGACCCCTGGTGCAGCAGCCTGAGCCCCTGCCCATCCAAGTTGCTTTCCGAAGGCCTGAGACACCCAGCTCTGGCCCCATGGATGAAGAGCGGGCTATGGCGCCAGCCCTTGCCAACGGTCATACTCCTTATAGCAGGACTCTGAGCCACATCAGCGAGGCCAGTGTGGATGCTGCCTTGACTGAGGCTTCAGTGGAGGCTGCGGGCTCAGAAAGCATAGCCCCAGGACCGAGTCCATCAACAAACCCAGATCCTACCCATGAGGAGCACCTCAGTAGTGTTCCGCCTGTCCTAGACACTAAccatatcttcacaagacccacTCTCAGCACAGCAGGTCCTGCCTCTACATCAGTAGATCCTATCTCATGTACACAGCTAGGCTTAGTCCCTGTGGCCACAGACTCTGGCCCTTCTGAGTTGCCAGCCTCTACGCACACCACTACAAGTTCCACCTCGAGTGCCAAAAGCCCTGTCAACAGTGCTCCAAGCCTCACTTCCACTACTACAGGGTCTACTCACAAACCAGTGCTCTCCACAGTCACCACTACAGGCTCTAACCCTAACGCTACAGGTGTAGCCCAAACTACCACAAGCCCTGCTACCCACACTACATCAAGCCCCACCCATACCACTGCAAGCCCAACGCGTACCACTCCAAGTTCCACTACATGTGCCACTCATGCTACCACAAGCCCTACCCCTACCTCTACAAGCTCTACCCAAGCCACTGCAAGCCCCACCCACACCCCTGCAAGCCCCACCCACAAAGTGAGGATGTCAACTCATACCACTACAGGTCCTATGCCTGATGCCATCAGCCCAGTCCAGACCACCACAAGTCCCACACCGATAACTGAGAGTCCATCCCCTTCTCTAGGCCTTCCTATGCTCCCCCAATGCTCTACAGACCCTGCCCGCCCAGGCATAGAATCCCTGCCCTTTAGCCACCCAGCCTCTATTCCCTCTACTCAGGCAGAtcccacagcacccagcacctcCTGCCAGAGTCCTGCCTATTCTGGTTGTAAATCCTTCACAAGCCCTTCCTTAGATCCCTCAGAGCCTATCCCAGAGCCTGTCCTTAAGAACCCAAGCCCCCCTTCCTCACCCCTAGTCCCCGCTTCTCAGTGTTCAGAACTTTGCCTGGCCACAACGGCTCGAGCCTCAGTACCGGGAGAAGCTGGTGGGACTGGGGACAGGAGGCTGGAAGAGGCCATGGGGGCCTTAATGGCTGCCCTGGATGACTATCGTGGCCAGTTCCCTGAGCTACAGGGCTTGGAGCAGGAGGTGACTCGGCTGGAGGGCCTGCTCATG CAGAGACAAGGCTTGACTCGTAGCCGGGCCTCCAGTCTCAGCATCACTGTTGAGCATGCCCTGGAGAGCTTCAGCTTCCTcaatgaagatgaagatgaagacaATGATGGTCCCAGGGACAG GCCTTTGAACAGCCCTGAGGCCAGACTAGACTCACCCAGCGCCCACCCCCTCAGCACAGGGTGTCCAGCCCTGGATGCTGCCTTGGTCCAGCACCTGCACCACTGCAGACGCCTCTTGCTG AAACTTGGCACATTTGGGCCCCTACGTTGCCAGGAGGCATGGGCCCTTGAGCGGCTGCTGCGGGAAGCTCGTGTGCTTGAGGCAGTGTGTGAGCTCAGCAGGCTATGGGACATCCCTGTCACTTCTGCCCAGGAAG TGGTGCAGTTCTCGGCCTCCAGGCCCGGATTCCTGACCTTCTGGGACCAGTGCACACAAGGACTAAGCCCCTTCATCTGCCCCATAGAGCAGGTGCTCCTCACCTTCTGCAGCCAGTATGGTGCCCGTCTTTCCCTGCGCCAGACAGGATTAGCAGAAGCTG TGTGTGTGAAGTTCCTGGAGGATGCCCTGGGGCAGAAGCTGCCCAAAAGGCCCCAGCCAGGCCATGGGGAACAGTTCACCATCTTCCAGTTTTGGAGTTATGTAGAAGCTGTGGACAGCCCCTCTATGGACGCCTATGTGACAGACACTGCTGAGGAGG TGTTACTGGTACGGAATCTAAACTCCGATGATCAGGCTGTTGTGCTGAAGGCCCTGAGGTTGGCACCTGAGGGGCGGCTGCGAAGGGATGGGCTTCGGGCCCTTAGCTCCCTGCTGGTCCACGGTAACAACAAGGTCATGGCTGCTGTCAGCACACAGCTCCGGAGCCTGTCACTGGGCCCTGTCTTCCGGGAAAGG GCTCTTCTGTGCTTCCTGGACCAGCTTGAGGATGAGGACGTGCAGACTCGAGTGGCTGGATGCCTGGCTCTGGGCTGCATCAAG GCTCCTGAGGGCATTGAACCCCTGGTGTACCTATGCCAGACAGACACAGAAGCTGTGAGGGAAGCAGCCCGGCAGAGCCTGCAGCAGTGTG GGGAAGAAGGACAGTCTGCCCATCGACGGCTAGAGGAGTCATTGGATGTCCTGCCCTGCATCTTTGGGCCCAGCAGCATGGCCAGCACAGCATTCTGA
- the Ripor1 gene encoding rho family-interacting cell polarization regulator 1 isoform X1 — protein MNSKKRGSPARTHSMMSLSVRPQRRLLSARVNRSQSFAGVLERGPRNFQVFSPPGPPRKPLVLSRVSRMFSVAHPTPKVPQPERLDLVYTALKRGLKAYLEVHQQEQEKLQGQIKESKRNSRLGFLYDLDKQVKSIERFLRRLEFHASKIDELYEAYCVQRRLRDGAYNMVRAYSTGSPGSREARDSLAEATRGHREYTESMCVLENELEAQLGEFHLRMKGLAGFARLCVGDQYEICMKYGRQRWKLRGRIESSGKQVWDSEETIFLPLLTEFLSIKVTELKGLANHVVVGSVSCETKDLFAALPQVVAVDINDLGTIKLSLEVIWSPFDKDDQPSAASTVNKASTVTKRFSTYSQSPPDTPSLREQAFYNMLRRQEELENGTAWSLSSESSDDSSSPQLSSTARHSSTPRPLVQQPEPLPIQVAFRRPETPSSGPMDEERAMAPALANGHTPYSRTLSHISEASVDAALTEASVEAAGSESIAPGPSPSTNPDPTHEEHLSSVPPVLDTNHIFTRPTLSTAGPASTSVDPISCTQLGLVPVATDSGPSELPASTHTTTSSTSSAKSPVNSAPSLTSTTTGSTHKPVLSTVTTTGSNPNATGVAQTTTSPATHTTSSPTHTTASPTRTTPSSTTCATHATTSPTPTSTSSTQATASPTHTPASPTHKVRMSTHTTTGPMPDAISPVQTTTSPTPITESPSPSLGLPMLPQCSTDPARPGIESLPFSHPASIPSTQADPTAPSTSCQSPAYSGCKSFTSPSLDPSEPIPEPVLKNPSPPSSPLVPASQCSELCLATTARASVPGEAGGTGDRRLEEAMGALMAALDDYRGQFPELQGLEQEVTRLEGLLMQRQGLTRSRASSLSITVEHALESFSFLNEDEDEDNDGPRDRPLNSPEARLDSPSAHPLSTGCPALDAALVQHLHHCRRLLLVRRKLGTFGPLRCQEAWALERLLREARVLEAVCELSRLWDIPVTSAQEVVQFSASRPGFLTFWDQCTQGLSPFICPIEQVLLTFCSQYGARLSLRQTGLAEAVCVKFLEDALGQKLPKRPQPGHGEQFTIFQFWSYVEAVDSPSMDAYVTDTAEEVLLVRNLNSDDQAVVLKALRLAPEGRLRRDGLRALSSLLVHGNNKVMAAVSTQLRSLSLGPVFRERALLCFLDQLEDEDVQTRVAGCLALGCIKAPEGIEPLVYLCQTDTEAVREAARQSLQQCGEEGQSAHRRLEESLDVLPCIFGPSSMASTAF, from the exons ATGAACTCCAAGAAGAGAG GGAGCCCCGCGCGGACTCATTCCATGATGTCCCTGTCCGTGCGGCCGCAGCGCCGCCTGCTCAGCGCCCGGGTCAATAGGAGCCAGTCCTTCGCAGGCGTCCTCGAGCGCGGGCCCAG GAACTTCCAGGTCTtcagcccaccagggcctccacgaAAGCCCCTAGTGCTCTCCCGAGTGTCCAGGATGTTTTCTGTGGCTCACCCAACGCCTAAGGTGCCACAACCAGAGCGGCTGGACTTGGTCTACACTGCCCTTAAGAGAGGCCTGAA GGCCTACTTGGAAGTGCACCAGCAGGAGCAAGAGAAGCTCCAGGGGCAGATAAAGGAGTCCAAGAGGAATTCCCGCCTG GGCTTTCTCTATGACTTGGACAAG CAAGTCAAGTCCATTGAACGTTTCCTGAGACGACTAGAGTTCCATGCCAGTAAG ATCGATGAGCTGTACGAGGCATACTGTGTCCAGCGGCGTCTCCGGGATGGTGCCTACAACATGGTTCGTGCTTACAGCACAGGGTCTCCAGGGAGTCGGGAGGCACGAGACAGCCTGGCTGAGGCCACTCGGGGGCATCGAGAATACACAGAG AGCATGTGTGTGTTAGAGAACGAGTTGGAGGCACAGCTAGGCGAGTTTCATCTCCGGATGAAAG GGCTGGCTGGTTTTGCCAGGCTATGTGTGGGAGATCAGTATGAG ATCTGCATGAAATATGGCCGTCAGCGCTGGAAACTAAGAGGCCGCATTGAGAGTAGTGGAAAGCAGGTGTGGGACAGTGAGGAAactatatttcttcctctgctcACGGAATTCCTGTCCATCAAG GTGACAGAACTAAAAGGCCTGGCCAACCATGTAGTTGTGGGCAGTGTCTCCTGTGAGACCAAGGACCTGTTTGCTGCTCTGCCCCAGGTTGTGGCTGTGGACATCAATGACCTTGGCACCATCAAGCTCAGCCTGGAAGTCATATGGAG CCCCTTCGATAAAGATGACCAGCCCTCGGCTGCCTCTACTGTCAACAAAGCCTCCACTGTCACCAAACGCTTTTCTACCTATAGCCAGAGCCCACCAGACACACCTTCGCTTCGAGAGCAGGCCTTCTAT AACATGCTACGGCGGCAAGAGGAGCTGGAGAATGGGACAGCATGGTCGTTGTCATCCGAATCATCAGATGACTCATCTAGCCCACAGCTGTCAAGCACTGCCCGCCACTCATCAACCCCCAGACCCCTGGTGCAGCAGCCTGAGCCCCTGCCCATCCAAGTTGCTTTCCGAAGGCCTGAGACACCCAGCTCTGGCCCCATGGATGAAGAGCGGGCTATGGCGCCAGCCCTTGCCAACGGTCATACTCCTTATAGCAGGACTCTGAGCCACATCAGCGAGGCCAGTGTGGATGCTGCCTTGACTGAGGCTTCAGTGGAGGCTGCGGGCTCAGAAAGCATAGCCCCAGGACCGAGTCCATCAACAAACCCAGATCCTACCCATGAGGAGCACCTCAGTAGTGTTCCGCCTGTCCTAGACACTAAccatatcttcacaagacccacTCTCAGCACAGCAGGTCCTGCCTCTACATCAGTAGATCCTATCTCATGTACACAGCTAGGCTTAGTCCCTGTGGCCACAGACTCTGGCCCTTCTGAGTTGCCAGCCTCTACGCACACCACTACAAGTTCCACCTCGAGTGCCAAAAGCCCTGTCAACAGTGCTCCAAGCCTCACTTCCACTACTACAGGGTCTACTCACAAACCAGTGCTCTCCACAGTCACCACTACAGGCTCTAACCCTAACGCTACAGGTGTAGCCCAAACTACCACAAGCCCTGCTACCCACACTACATCAAGCCCCACCCATACCACTGCAAGCCCAACGCGTACCACTCCAAGTTCCACTACATGTGCCACTCATGCTACCACAAGCCCTACCCCTACCTCTACAAGCTCTACCCAAGCCACTGCAAGCCCCACCCACACCCCTGCAAGCCCCACCCACAAAGTGAGGATGTCAACTCATACCACTACAGGTCCTATGCCTGATGCCATCAGCCCAGTCCAGACCACCACAAGTCCCACACCGATAACTGAGAGTCCATCCCCTTCTCTAGGCCTTCCTATGCTCCCCCAATGCTCTACAGACCCTGCCCGCCCAGGCATAGAATCCCTGCCCTTTAGCCACCCAGCCTCTATTCCCTCTACTCAGGCAGAtcccacagcacccagcacctcCTGCCAGAGTCCTGCCTATTCTGGTTGTAAATCCTTCACAAGCCCTTCCTTAGATCCCTCAGAGCCTATCCCAGAGCCTGTCCTTAAGAACCCAAGCCCCCCTTCCTCACCCCTAGTCCCCGCTTCTCAGTGTTCAGAACTTTGCCTGGCCACAACGGCTCGAGCCTCAGTACCGGGAGAAGCTGGTGGGACTGGGGACAGGAGGCTGGAAGAGGCCATGGGGGCCTTAATGGCTGCCCTGGATGACTATCGTGGCCAGTTCCCTGAGCTACAGGGCTTGGAGCAGGAGGTGACTCGGCTGGAGGGCCTGCTCATG CAGAGACAAGGCTTGACTCGTAGCCGGGCCTCCAGTCTCAGCATCACTGTTGAGCATGCCCTGGAGAGCTTCAGCTTCCTcaatgaagatgaagatgaagacaATGATGGTCCCAGGGACAG GCCTTTGAACAGCCCTGAGGCCAGACTAGACTCACCCAGCGCCCACCCCCTCAGCACAGGGTGTCCAGCCCTGGATGCTGCCTTGGTCCAGCACCTGCACCACTGCAGACGCCTCTTGCTGGTGAGGCGG AAACTTGGCACATTTGGGCCCCTACGTTGCCAGGAGGCATGGGCCCTTGAGCGGCTGCTGCGGGAAGCTCGTGTGCTTGAGGCAGTGTGTGAGCTCAGCAGGCTATGGGACATCCCTGTCACTTCTGCCCAGGAAG TGGTGCAGTTCTCGGCCTCCAGGCCCGGATTCCTGACCTTCTGGGACCAGTGCACACAAGGACTAAGCCCCTTCATCTGCCCCATAGAGCAGGTGCTCCTCACCTTCTGCAGCCAGTATGGTGCCCGTCTTTCCCTGCGCCAGACAGGATTAGCAGAAGCTG TGTGTGTGAAGTTCCTGGAGGATGCCCTGGGGCAGAAGCTGCCCAAAAGGCCCCAGCCAGGCCATGGGGAACAGTTCACCATCTTCCAGTTTTGGAGTTATGTAGAAGCTGTGGACAGCCCCTCTATGGACGCCTATGTGACAGACACTGCTGAGGAGG TGTTACTGGTACGGAATCTAAACTCCGATGATCAGGCTGTTGTGCTGAAGGCCCTGAGGTTGGCACCTGAGGGGCGGCTGCGAAGGGATGGGCTTCGGGCCCTTAGCTCCCTGCTGGTCCACGGTAACAACAAGGTCATGGCTGCTGTCAGCACACAGCTCCGGAGCCTGTCACTGGGCCCTGTCTTCCGGGAAAGG GCTCTTCTGTGCTTCCTGGACCAGCTTGAGGATGAGGACGTGCAGACTCGAGTGGCTGGATGCCTGGCTCTGGGCTGCATCAAG GCTCCTGAGGGCATTGAACCCCTGGTGTACCTATGCCAGACAGACACAGAAGCTGTGAGGGAAGCAGCCCGGCAGAGCCTGCAGCAGTGTG GGGAAGAAGGACAGTCTGCCCATCGACGGCTAGAGGAGTCATTGGATGTCCTGCCCTGCATCTTTGGGCCCAGCAGCATGGCCAGCACAGCATTCTGA